The genomic DNA GTGCTCAGCGAGAACCGGGACATCCTCGACCGTCTCGCCCTCGCGCTCCTCGAGGAGGAGACCCTCGACCACAACCGCATCGCCGAGATCTTCACCGAGGTGAAGAAGCTACCCGAGCGTCCGCTGTGGCTGTCCAGCGAAGACCGCCCGGTCTCGGAGCGGCCGCCGATCGAGGTCCCGAAGAAGGACGTCTCGCTCGCCGCCTCCGTCGAGGCGCCGACGGCCCCGCCGCGTCCGCAGCAGGGCTCCGCCGGAGCGGGCAACCCTCGTCCCGCGACGGCGTGACGTGACCGTCGACAAGGGACGCGTCGAGCGGCTCACCAGGGAACTCCTGGAGGCGATCGGCGAGGACCCCGATCGTCCGGGGATCAAGCAGACGCCCTCGAGGATGGCCGAGCTCTACGCGGAGTTCTTCGCCGGTGTGGGCGAGGATCCCGCCGAGCCACTCGCCCACACGATCAGCGTGACCCGCGGGCCGGCGCCGGACACCCTGCCGTCCGGCGCGGTGCTGCTGCGCGACATCCGCTTCCGCTCGGTGTGCGAGCACCACCTCCTACCTTTCGCAGGGCACGCGCACATCGCCTACCTTCCAGGCGAGCAGGTCGTCGGCCTCGGTGCGCTCGTGCGCGTCGTGGAGATCCTCGCCGCGCGGCCGCAGGTGCAGGAGCGGCTGGGGGAGCAGATCGCCGACACGATCGCCGAGAACCTCGACGCGCGCGGCGTGCTCGTCGTTCTCGATGCCAGCCACGGCTGCGTGACGATGCGGGGCGGGCGGCAGACCGAGGCCTCGACGCTGACCATCGCGGCGCGCGGGGTCTACACGGATCCCGTGGCACGCGCGGAGCTGGTGACCCTGATCGGCATGACCGTGCCGGGGGCCGGGACGTCGCGCGCATGACCGGCATCTGGGGCATCGTCAACGTCACCCCCGACTCGTTCAGCGACGGCGGGCGGTATCTCGACGCAGACCGCGCGGTCGCCCACGGCCTTCGCCTGCGCGCGGAAGGGGCGTCCGTCCTCGACGTCGGGGGCGAGTCGACCCGACCGGGCGCGGAACGCGTCGGGGTGGACGAGGAGCAGCGCCGCGTCCTTCCGGTCGTCGAACAGCTCACGGCGGCCGGCGCCGTCGTCAGCATCGACACCCTCAACGCGTCGACCGCCGCGGCCGCCGTGCGCGCGGGAGCGCGCATCGTCAACGACGTCTCCGGCGGACTGGCCGACCCCGACATGCGCGCCGCGGTGGCGGAGTCGGGTGCCGACTTCGCGATCGGGCACTGGCGGGGCTTCTCCGCCGACATGTACGCGAACGCCGATTACCGCCGCGTCGCCCGAGAGGTGGCCGGCGAACTGCGCGAGCGCATCGGGGAGGCGGCCGCCGCCGGGATCGCGCCCTCCCGCCTGATCGTCGACCCCGGTATCGGGTTCGCCAAGGCCGGTGCTCAGAACTGGGACGTGCTGCGGGGCCTCGACGAGATCGTGGGTCTCGGCTTCCGCGTGCTGGTCGGGACGTCGCGCAAGCGCTTCCTCGCCGACGTGCTGCAGGAGGCTGCCCCGGGCGGTGACGGCGTGTCCGAGGAGCGCCGGGACCTGGCCACCGCGGTGACGAGTGCGCTCGCGATGCGCGCCGGCGCCTGGGCGGTGCGCGTGCACGACGTCGCGGCCACCCGCGACGCCCTCGCGATCACCCGCGCCTGGGAAGGCTGAGTGCGAGGTCGGAGCGTCGCCGTACCCTAGAGGCATGGACTTCCTCGACGAGATCGTGCTGACAGGGCTGACCGTGTTCGGCCACCACGGCGTCTACCCGCACGAGCGGGAGAACGGACAGGAGTTCACGGTCGACCTCCGGCTGCGGCTCTCCCTCGAACAGGCCGCCGCGTCCGACGATGTGGCCGACACCGTGCACTACGGCGAGCTCGCGGAGCGGGTGGCCGCCGTCGTCGCGGGGGAGCCGGTGAACCTCATCGAGACCCTGGCCGAGCGGATCGCGGACGTCGCCCTCGGTGACCGCCGCGTGCAGCAGGTGACCGTCACAGTGCACAAGCCGCAGGCGCCGATCGCCCTCACCTTCAGCGACGTGGCTGTGACGGTCCATCGGACGCGGGCTCCGGAGTCGCTGGAGGACATCACCACATGAGCCGCAACCTCACCCGCCCGCCGGAGGTGCCGGGCCCCCGAGCTCCGCGCCCCGAGACGGTGGCGGTCGTCGCGCTCGGCGCCAATCTCGGAGACCGCGAGGAGACGATCCGCGCCGCGGCCGCGCGCATCGCTCGGCTGCCGCTCGTCTCGGACGTGGGCCTGTCGCGCCTGTTCGAGACGGTGGCGCTGCG from Microbacterium paraoxydans includes the following:
- the folE gene encoding GTP cyclohydrolase I, which gives rise to MTVDKGRVERLTRELLEAIGEDPDRPGIKQTPSRMAELYAEFFAGVGEDPAEPLAHTISVTRGPAPDTLPSGAVLLRDIRFRSVCEHHLLPFAGHAHIAYLPGEQVVGLGALVRVVEILAARPQVQERLGEQIADTIAENLDARGVLVVLDASHGCVTMRGGRQTEASTLTIAARGVYTDPVARAELVTLIGMTVPGAGTSRA
- the folP gene encoding dihydropteroate synthase, giving the protein MTGIWGIVNVTPDSFSDGGRYLDADRAVAHGLRLRAEGASVLDVGGESTRPGAERVGVDEEQRRVLPVVEQLTAAGAVVSIDTLNASTAAAAVRAGARIVNDVSGGLADPDMRAAVAESGADFAIGHWRGFSADMYANADYRRVAREVAGELRERIGEAAAAGIAPSRLIVDPGIGFAKAGAQNWDVLRGLDEIVGLGFRVLVGTSRKRFLADVLQEAAPGGDGVSEERRDLATAVTSALAMRAGAWAVRVHDVAATRDALAITRAWEG
- the folB gene encoding dihydroneopterin aldolase, translated to MDFLDEIVLTGLTVFGHHGVYPHERENGQEFTVDLRLRLSLEQAAASDDVADTVHYGELAERVAAVVAGEPVNLIETLAERIADVALGDRRVQQVTVTVHKPQAPIALTFSDVAVTVHRTRAPESLEDITT